The following coding sequences are from one Eucalyptus grandis isolate ANBG69807.140 chromosome 11, ASM1654582v1, whole genome shotgun sequence window:
- the LOC104426243 gene encoding uncharacterized protein LOC104426243 yields MRTQQHSFSQSKHSSKLALSPPPPPPPRIMPMLVSSLFALCLLSPVLSLPATAAESINKPPVNQTFHPYNELHKLKKVQAYLKKINKPAVKTIQSPDGDLIDCVLTHLQPAFDHPQLKGQKALDPPERPKGNDSTTDEATDEVADAFQLWAEAGGSCPEGTIPIRRTTERDVLRASSIGRFGRKLRRHVRRDSTGSGHEHAVVYVNGDQFYGAKANINVWAPRVTDEYEFSLSQIWVISGSFGNDLNTIEAGWQVSPELYGDNYPRFFTYWTTDAYQATGCYNLLCSGFVQTNRRIAIGAAISPRSSYNGRQFDIGVMVWKDPKHGHWWLQFGSGLLVGYWPAYLFSHLRSHANMVQFGGEVVNTRSRGYHTSTQMGSGHFAGEGFTRSSYFRNLQVVDWDNSLIPPSNLRILADHPNCYDVRQGWNRVWGIYFYFGGPGRNVRCP; encoded by the exons ATGCGAACCCAACAGCACTCCTTTTCTCAGTCAAAACATTCCTCAAAATTGgcactttctcctcctcctcctcctcctcctcggatCATGCCCATGTTGGTTTCTTCCCTCTTTGCTCTTTGTTTACTAAGCCCTGTTCTTTCACTGCCTGCTACAGCAGCAGAATCCATTAACAAACCACCAGTCAACCAAACTTTCCATCCATATAACGAGCTGCACAAGCTGAAGAAAGTCCAGGCTTATCTCAAGAAAATCAATAAACCTGCAGTGAAGACCATtcag aGCCCAGATGGCGATTTGATAGACTGTGTGCTTACTCATCTTCAACCTGCTTTTGACCACCCTCAGCTCAAAGGGCAGAAAGCACTG GATCCACCAGAGAGGCCAAAGGGCAATGACTCAACCACAGATGAAGCCACAGATGAAGTCGCAGATGCTTTTCAGCTATGGGCCGAGGCAGGTGGGTCATGCCCAGAAGGAACAATCCCAATCAGAAGAACCACAGAGAGAGACGTGCTCAGGGCAAGTTCCATCGGAAGGTTTGGAAGGAAGTTGAGGAGGCATGTTAGAAGGGACTCAACGGGCAGTGGTCATGAG CATGCAGTTGTGTACGTGAATGGGGACCAATTCTACGGAGCTAAAGCGAACATTAACGTGTGGGCGCCCCGGGTCACTGACGAGTACGAGTTTAGCTTATCACAAATATGGGTTATTTCAGGTTCCTTTGGCAATGACCTTAACACAATCGAAGCTGGATGGCAG GTTAGCCCGGAATTATATGGAGATAACTACCCAAGGTTCTTCACTTACTGGACT ACAGATGCATACCAAGCAACTGGCTGCTACAACCTATTGTGCTCAGGCTTTGTTCAGACAAACAGAAGGATCGCTATTGGAGCTGCTATCTCTCCGAGGTCTTCTTACAATGGCAGACAATTTGACATTGGTGTAATGGTTTGGAAG GATCCAAAGCACGGACACTGGTGGCTACAATTTGGTTCAGGCCTACTTGTAGGATACTGGCCAGCATACTTGTTCAGTCACTTGAGAAGCCATGCGAACATGGTGCAATTCGGAGGCGAAGTCGTCAACACCAGATCAAGAGGCTACCACACCTCCACGCAGATGGGCAGCGGCCATTTCGCCGGCGAAGGGTTCACAAGGTCATCATATTTTCGGAACTTACAAGTTGTGGATTGGGACAACAGCCTGATCCCTCCGTCAAACCTACGCATTTTGGCCGATCACCCGAACTGCTACGACGTGAGGCAAGGGTGGAACAGAGTCTGGGGCATCTACTTTTACTTTGGAGGTCCTGGAAGAAATGTGAGATGTCCATGA